Proteins co-encoded in one Actinomadura luteofluorescens genomic window:
- the hisG gene encoding ATP phosphoribosyltransferase: protein MLSLVLPKGSLEKATMQLFDAADLTVQRASDRDYRASIDDPRIDRVRVLRPQEIPTYLEQGLFDLGITGRDWITETDADVVSLGELKYSKATSNPVRVIMAVPDGAPWRSVADLPEGVRISTEFPAMTKRFLDQHGVKATVVPSYGATEAKVPDIVDAIVDLTETGSSLRKNGLRILDTLLTSYTELVANREAYEDAEKRAAMEDISLLLQGVIRARGKVLLKLNVAHADLQQVLDIMPAMSSPTVTSLAGGESNAVESVVAKRGVNTLIPALKAAGAHDILEIPIAKIVD, encoded by the coding sequence GTGCTGTCACTCGTTCTGCCCAAGGGGTCGCTGGAGAAGGCGACCATGCAGCTGTTCGACGCCGCCGACCTCACCGTCCAGCGCGCCTCGGACCGCGACTACCGCGCCTCCATCGACGACCCCCGCATCGACCGCGTCCGGGTCCTGCGCCCGCAGGAGATCCCGACCTACCTCGAACAGGGCCTGTTCGACCTCGGCATCACCGGCCGCGACTGGATCACCGAGACCGACGCCGACGTCGTCAGCCTCGGCGAGCTGAAGTACTCCAAGGCGACCTCCAACCCGGTCCGCGTGATCATGGCGGTGCCGGACGGCGCGCCCTGGCGGTCCGTGGCGGACCTGCCGGAGGGCGTGCGGATCTCCACCGAGTTCCCGGCGATGACCAAGCGGTTCCTCGACCAGCACGGCGTGAAGGCCACGGTCGTCCCGTCCTACGGCGCGACCGAGGCGAAGGTGCCCGACATCGTCGACGCGATCGTCGACCTCACCGAGACGGGCTCGTCGCTGCGCAAGAACGGCCTGCGCATCCTCGACACGCTCCTGACCAGCTACACCGAGCTGGTCGCGAACCGCGAGGCCTACGAGGACGCCGAGAAGCGCGCCGCGATGGAGGACATCTCGCTGCTGCTGCAGGGCGTGATCCGCGCCCGCGGCAAGGTGCTGCTGAAGCTGAACGTCGCGCACGCCGACCTGCAGCAGGTCCTGGACATCATGCCCGCGATGTCCTCGCCCACGGTCACCTCGCTGGCCGGCGGCGAGTCCAACGCCGTGGAGTCGGTGGTCGCCAAGCGCGGCGTCAACACGCTGATCCCGGCGCTGAAGGCGGCGGGCGCCCACGACATCCTTGAGATCCCCATCGCGAAGATCGTTGACTGA
- the ribH gene encoding 6,7-dimethyl-8-ribityllumazine synthase: MSGAGRPEDITVDAAGLTLGIVCTRWHERVTDRLLERALAAAKACGVEEPVVARVAGALELPVIAQQMARDLDAVVCLGAVIRGATAHFDYVCDSVTAGVTRIALDESTPVGNGVLTCDTIEQALERSGLPGSSEDKGWEATVAALDTALTLRGLRHHGHARHGLEHLGS; encoded by the coding sequence ATGAGCGGCGCGGGACGCCCCGAGGACATCACGGTCGACGCGGCCGGGCTCACGCTCGGCATCGTGTGCACCCGCTGGCACGAGCGCGTCACCGACCGGCTGCTGGAGCGGGCGCTCGCCGCGGCGAAGGCGTGCGGCGTGGAGGAGCCGGTCGTGGCCCGCGTCGCCGGCGCGCTCGAACTGCCCGTAATCGCCCAGCAGATGGCCCGCGACCTCGACGCGGTCGTCTGCCTCGGCGCGGTCATCCGAGGCGCCACCGCCCATTTCGACTACGTGTGCGACTCGGTGACCGCCGGTGTGACCCGCATCGCGCTGGACGAGTCGACTCCGGTGGGCAACGGGGTGCTCACCTGTGACACCATTGAGCAGGCACTGGAACGCAGCGGGCTGCCTGGCAGCTCCGAGGACAAGGGATGGGAGGCGACTGTGGCCGCACTCGACACGGCACTGACCCTGCGAGGTCTGCGGCATCACGGTCACGCCAGGCACGGCCTGGAGCATCTGGGCTCCTGA
- a CDS encoding bifunctional 3,4-dihydroxy-2-butanone-4-phosphate synthase/GTP cyclohydrolase II: MSGNDTALNGTGTEGTVAGNTGIFDSIESAVADIAAGLPVVVVDDEDRENEGDIIFAASKATPELLTFTIRYTSGVICVPMEGADLDRLQIPLMTAQNTERMRTAYTISVDARLGIATGISAADRAHTIRTLCDSASEPGDFVRPGHIFPLRYREGGVLRRRGHTEAAVDLARLAGLAPAGVLAEVVNEDGTMARLPELQVFAKEHGLKLISIEQLAEYRRRTEAMVTRVVETRLPNRFGMWRAVGFSSAIDGGEHIALVLGDLGDGEDVLVRAHSECLTGDVLHSERCDCGTQLDAAMERIAEEGRGVVLYLRGHEGRGIGLLAKLQAYALQDNGSDTVDANLELGLPADAREYSNAGHMLRELGVRSVRVLTNNPDKLRGLGGFGVDVRGREAMPVIVTEHNRRYLTVKRDRLGHQIELGHQIGTRHQSEGLS, encoded by the coding sequence ATGAGCGGCAACGACACGGCGCTGAACGGCACGGGAACCGAGGGCACGGTGGCCGGGAACACGGGGATCTTCGACTCCATCGAGTCGGCGGTCGCCGACATCGCGGCGGGCCTGCCCGTCGTGGTCGTCGACGACGAGGACCGCGAGAACGAGGGCGACATCATCTTCGCGGCGTCGAAGGCGACGCCCGAGCTGCTGACGTTCACGATCCGCTACACCAGCGGCGTCATCTGCGTCCCGATGGAGGGCGCCGACCTCGACCGGCTGCAGATCCCGCTGATGACCGCGCAGAACACCGAGCGCATGCGCACCGCCTACACGATCAGCGTCGACGCCCGTCTCGGCATCGCCACCGGCATCTCCGCCGCCGACCGGGCGCACACGATCCGCACGCTGTGCGACTCGGCGTCCGAGCCCGGCGACTTCGTCCGCCCCGGCCACATCTTCCCGCTGCGCTACCGCGAGGGCGGCGTCCTGCGCCGGCGCGGCCACACCGAGGCCGCCGTCGACCTCGCCCGGCTCGCCGGGCTCGCCCCGGCCGGCGTCCTCGCCGAGGTGGTGAACGAGGACGGCACCATGGCGCGCCTGCCCGAGCTCCAGGTCTTCGCCAAGGAGCACGGACTCAAGCTCATCTCGATCGAGCAGCTCGCCGAGTACCGCAGGCGCACCGAGGCGATGGTGACCCGCGTCGTCGAGACCCGCCTGCCCAACCGGTTCGGGATGTGGCGCGCGGTCGGGTTCTCCAGCGCCATCGACGGCGGCGAGCACATCGCGCTCGTGCTGGGCGACCTCGGCGACGGCGAGGACGTCCTGGTCAGGGCCCACTCCGAGTGCCTCACCGGCGACGTCCTGCACTCCGAGCGCTGCGACTGCGGAACCCAGCTCGACGCCGCCATGGAGCGGATCGCCGAAGAGGGCCGCGGCGTCGTGCTCTACCTGCGCGGGCACGAGGGACGCGGGATCGGCCTGCTCGCCAAGCTCCAGGCGTACGCCCTCCAGGACAACGGCTCCGACACCGTCGACGCCAACCTGGAGCTGGGGCTGCCCGCCGACGCGCGCGAGTACTCCAACGCCGGCCACATGCTGCGCGAGCTGGGCGTACGCTCGGTAAGGGTGCTCACCAACAACCCGGACAAGCTCAGGGGACTGGGCGGTTTCGGGGTGGACGTGCGGGGCCGCGAGGCCATGCCCGTCATCGTCACCGAGCACAACCGGCGCTACCTGACGGTCAAGCGCGACCGCCTCGGCCACCAGATCGAACTCGGCCACCAGATCGGAACCCGGCACCAGAGCGAGGGACTCTCATGA
- the pnuC gene encoding nicotinamide riboside transporter PnuC gives MNWLGAGFEVFGEHILWTDLAGNVLSLAVVWLAMRKTLWTWPVQLVGALLLLAASLHANVPGNALKQILFCGLALYGWFMWTRGRSEAEGLVVRQATVRERAVLLVALLLGTAVVAELFVHLDWLKVAWSPWANAYIFVGSAVATFAQSRALVDFWIVWVLVDLVGVPLALKSGLYVSGAVYGIFFVMVMVGFRNWLRESRGERNSTQKAVTA, from the coding sequence TTGAACTGGCTCGGCGCCGGATTCGAGGTCTTCGGCGAGCACATCCTGTGGACCGATCTCGCCGGCAACGTCCTGTCGCTCGCCGTGGTCTGGCTCGCCATGCGCAAGACCCTCTGGACCTGGCCGGTGCAGCTGGTCGGCGCCCTCCTGCTGCTCGCGGCCTCGCTGCACGCGAACGTCCCGGGGAACGCGCTCAAGCAGATCCTCTTCTGCGGGCTCGCCCTCTACGGATGGTTCATGTGGACCCGGGGGCGGAGCGAGGCCGAAGGGCTCGTCGTGCGGCAGGCGACGGTCAGGGAGCGCGCCGTGCTGCTCGTCGCGCTCCTGCTCGGCACGGCCGTGGTCGCCGAGCTGTTCGTGCACCTCGACTGGCTGAAGGTCGCCTGGTCGCCGTGGGCGAACGCCTACATCTTCGTCGGCAGCGCGGTCGCGACGTTCGCGCAGAGCCGCGCGCTCGTCGACTTCTGGATCGTCTGGGTGCTGGTCGACCTGGTCGGGGTGCCGCTGGCGCTCAAGTCCGGGCTGTACGTCTCCGGCGCCGTCTACGGGATCTTCTTCGTGATGGTGATGGTCGGGTTCAGGAACTGGCTCCGGGAGTCCCGGGGCGAGCGCAACTCCACGCAAAAGGCGGTGACCGCATGA
- a CDS encoding riboflavin synthase, with protein MFTGIVEELGEIVAIEPQGDSVALAVRGPLVVQDAVHGASIAVNGVCLTVVDVKGEVFTADVIKETLDKSSLGVLEPGSKVNLERPVRLSDRLGGHLVQGHVDGVGAIVSREPGERWDVVTVSLPAELSRYLVDKGSITIDGISLTVVEAGADRFSVALIPTTLALTTLGHKRPGDPVNLEVDVVAKYVERMLGDRS; from the coding sequence ATGTTCACCGGCATCGTCGAGGAGCTCGGCGAGATCGTGGCGATCGAGCCCCAGGGGGACTCGGTCGCGCTCGCGGTCCGCGGGCCGCTGGTCGTCCAGGACGCCGTGCACGGCGCGTCGATCGCGGTCAACGGCGTCTGTCTCACCGTGGTGGACGTCAAGGGCGAGGTCTTCACCGCCGACGTCATCAAGGAGACGCTCGACAAGTCCAGCCTGGGCGTGCTGGAGCCGGGCTCCAAGGTCAACCTCGAACGTCCCGTGCGGCTGTCGGACCGGCTGGGCGGCCACCTCGTCCAGGGCCACGTCGACGGCGTCGGCGCGATCGTCTCCCGCGAGCCGGGGGAGCGGTGGGACGTGGTGACGGTGTCCCTGCCCGCCGAGCTGAGCCGCTACCTGGTCGACAAGGGCTCGATCACCATCGACGGGATCAGCCTCACGGTCGTCGAGGCGGGCGCCGACCGGTTCAGCGTCGCCCTCATCCCGACGACGCTCGCGCTGACCACCCTCGGCCACAAGCGGCCCGGCGACCCGGTCAACCTCGAGGTGGACGTCGTCGCCAAGTACGTCGAGCGGATGCTCGGAGACCGGTCTTGA
- a CDS encoding P-loop ATPase, Sll1717 family, with protein MAKLNLSPKILDVLDFGTPSAERDISRGLEKYFVESPAYHRVRSGAKTILMGNRGAGKSAIFQVLARRERAAGSHVIELSPEDYSYELLSSTMAAESAGSWAKQGAYAAAWKYLIYVLVMKALARKGMRLTKNGGRQIHNYIRDIHGAQQLGPLSLLVSYLKRLEAVKIGPIEAGVRTRELDRLYQLEEIQNLLPALRKVLDNQRVVVLVDELDRGWDSSEDAKAFVSGLFQACVSINALHQNLRVYMSLRQELYDDIPALYDDAQKHRDLLEKISWSEDSLLELIARRIRHSAHENGFAVDALERAGDRACWSAVFAPPPPGKGRDGTFGYMVDRTLYRPRELIQFCSEALEQTRARRSKLPVPYSAIERSEYGYSAERTKDIAAEYRSQYPGLLSVFEVFRSRPAVFGREELELLCLELACGDVPTHGTGSWLPSCDPNELIEILWRAGLLTARASGEGRFLGSHQVQHLNLAAVRRFRVHAMFHASLGIGAAGAGSAGG; from the coding sequence ATGGCGAAGCTGAACCTGTCGCCCAAGATCCTTGACGTTCTCGACTTCGGTACCCCGTCCGCCGAACGCGACATCTCCCGGGGACTGGAGAAGTACTTCGTGGAGTCCCCCGCCTACCACCGCGTCCGGTCCGGGGCGAAGACGATCCTGATGGGCAACCGCGGGGCCGGCAAGAGCGCGATCTTCCAGGTGCTGGCCAGGCGGGAGCGGGCCGCCGGCAGCCACGTCATCGAACTGTCGCCCGAGGACTACTCCTACGAGCTGCTCAGCTCCACGATGGCGGCGGAGAGCGCGGGCTCGTGGGCCAAGCAGGGCGCCTACGCCGCCGCGTGGAAGTACCTGATCTACGTGCTCGTCATGAAGGCGCTCGCGCGCAAGGGGATGCGGCTCACCAAGAACGGCGGCCGGCAGATCCACAACTACATCCGCGACATCCACGGCGCGCAGCAGCTCGGGCCCCTGTCGCTGCTGGTCTCCTACCTCAAGCGGCTGGAGGCCGTGAAGATCGGGCCGATCGAGGCCGGCGTGCGGACCCGCGAGCTGGACCGCCTCTACCAGCTGGAGGAGATCCAGAACCTGCTGCCGGCGCTGCGCAAGGTGCTGGACAACCAGCGGGTGGTGGTGCTCGTGGACGAGCTGGACCGCGGCTGGGACTCCTCGGAGGACGCCAAGGCGTTCGTGTCCGGGCTCTTCCAGGCGTGCGTGTCCATCAACGCGCTCCACCAGAACCTGCGCGTCTACATGTCGCTGCGGCAGGAGCTGTACGACGACATCCCCGCCCTGTACGACGACGCGCAGAAACACCGGGACCTGCTGGAGAAGATCTCCTGGTCGGAGGACTCCCTGCTCGAACTGATCGCCAGGCGGATCCGGCACTCGGCCCACGAGAACGGCTTCGCCGTGGACGCCCTCGAACGCGCCGGGGACCGGGCGTGCTGGTCGGCGGTCTTCGCGCCGCCGCCGCCCGGCAAGGGGCGGGACGGGACGTTCGGCTACATGGTCGACCGGACGCTGTACCGGCCGCGCGAGCTCATCCAGTTCTGCTCGGAGGCGCTGGAGCAGACCAGGGCCCGGCGCTCCAAACTGCCCGTGCCGTACTCGGCGATCGAGCGGTCGGAGTACGGCTACTCCGCCGAGCGGACCAAGGACATCGCCGCCGAGTACCGCTCCCAGTACCCGGGGCTGCTGAGCGTGTTCGAGGTGTTCCGCAGCCGTCCCGCCGTCTTCGGCCGCGAGGAGCTCGAACTGCTGTGCCTGGAGCTGGCCTGCGGCGACGTCCCCACCCACGGGACCGGGTCGTGGCTTCCCTCGTGCGACCCGAACGAGCTGATCGAGATCCTGTGGCGGGCGGGCCTGCTGACCGCGCGGGCGTCCGGGGAAGGGCGGTTCCTCGGCAGCCACCAGGTGCAGCACCTCAACCTCGCGGCCGTGCGCCGGTTCCGCGTCCACGCCATGTTCCACGCCTCGCTCGGCATCGGCGCCGCGGGGGCCGGGAGCGCCGGGGGCTGA
- a CDS encoding HAD-IA family hydrolase: protein MILSCAAVLFDVDGTLVDSTPLVERAGREWAAEYGIDPDVFMSGAHGRRTSDRVAEFLPAERVREATARLDALEAVSTDGIIALPGALDLLADMSGLPHAFVTSMDRAQFKARSEAAGIPSPPILVTAEDVADGKPDPSGYLQAAGRLGVDPSACVVVEDAPAGIAAGRAAGATVLALVTSHPEESLAEAHHVVQDLSRVRSTPAGLHLTIA, encoded by the coding sequence GTGATCCTCTCTTGTGCCGCCGTCCTGTTCGACGTGGACGGCACGCTCGTCGACTCGACGCCCCTGGTGGAACGCGCGGGCCGTGAATGGGCCGCGGAGTACGGCATCGACCCGGACGTGTTCATGTCGGGCGCGCACGGCCGCCGCACGAGCGACCGCGTCGCCGAGTTCCTGCCGGCCGAACGGGTCCGCGAGGCCACCGCGCGCCTGGACGCGCTGGAGGCGGTCTCCACCGACGGCATCATCGCCCTGCCCGGGGCCCTGGACCTGCTGGCGGACATGAGCGGCCTGCCCCACGCCTTCGTCACGTCCATGGACCGGGCGCAGTTCAAGGCGCGATCGGAAGCGGCGGGGATCCCCTCCCCGCCCATCCTGGTGACCGCCGAGGACGTCGCGGACGGCAAGCCCGACCCGTCCGGCTACCTCCAGGCGGCCGGCCGCCTGGGCGTGGACCCGTCCGCCTGCGTGGTCGTCGAGGACGCCCCCGCCGGGATCGCCGCGGGCCGCGCGGCCGGGGCCACCGTCCTCGCACTGGTCACCAGCCACCCGGAGGAGTCCCTGGCCGAGGCGCACCACGTCGTCCAGGACCTCAGCCGCGTGAGGTCCACCCCCGCCGGTCTGCACCTCACGATCGCCTGA
- the rpe gene encoding ribulose-phosphate 3-epimerase, with protein MAPQIAPSILSADFARLAEDVARIADSADWVHVDVMDNHFVPNLTLGLPIVQALLRNSALPLDCHLMIEDPDRWAPQYAEAGAGSVTIHAEAAKAPIRTLRAIRAAGARAGLGVNPATPVDGFEDLLGEIDMLLLMTVEPGFGGQKFLDVVLPKVRRARELIKGRDLPVWLQVDGGVSAETIERCAEAGADVFVAGSAVYGADDPAEAVRRLRGQAEEATAKADW; from the coding sequence ATGGCTCCTCAGATCGCACCCAGCATCCTGTCCGCCGACTTCGCCCGCCTGGCCGAGGACGTCGCGCGCATCGCCGACTCCGCCGACTGGGTCCACGTCGACGTGATGGACAACCACTTCGTCCCGAACCTCACCCTGGGACTGCCCATCGTGCAGGCTCTGCTCAGGAACAGCGCGCTGCCCCTCGACTGCCACCTGATGATCGAGGACCCCGACCGCTGGGCGCCGCAGTACGCCGAGGCCGGAGCCGGGAGCGTCACCATCCACGCCGAGGCGGCGAAGGCGCCCATCCGCACCCTGCGGGCCATCCGCGCCGCGGGCGCGCGCGCCGGGCTGGGCGTCAACCCGGCCACCCCGGTGGACGGTTTCGAGGACCTCCTCGGCGAGATCGACATGCTCCTGCTGATGACCGTCGAGCCCGGCTTCGGCGGCCAGAAGTTCCTGGACGTCGTCCTGCCGAAGGTCCGCCGCGCGCGGGAGCTCATCAAGGGCCGCGACCTGCCCGTCTGGCTCCAGGTGGACGGCGGCGTCAGCGCTGAGACGATCGAGCGCTGCGCGGAGGCGGGCGCGGACGTGTTCGTCGCCGGCAGCGCCGTCTACGGGGCCGACGACCCGGCCGAGGCCGTCCGCAGGCTCCGCGGCCAGGCCGAAGAGGCGACGGCCAAGGCGGACTGGTGA
- a CDS encoding phosphatase PAP2 family protein, whose protein sequence is MSYLGSAAFYVPLLLALFWCVAPRLAGRAAVVLLFGAAVNSLLKLVFHAPRPYWTDPNIQGRQSLSSFGMPSGHAQNSVAGWGFFAAQTRRWYLWAGAAAVIFLIGVSRVYLGVHSTGQVLAGWGVGLVVLVAALGLEPIVVPWWRRRHLAVQLALSLAVSLLMLAAAWGAARPLRDWQWPQAWAEAIRAAGGVAEPVTLTDSAQASGALCGLLMGLSLVAWRGWFDPGGRAWQRLTRLPVGLAGAAVIALFEGAGLVQAFVVQALLVLWVTAGAPEAFVRLRLAARPTPGLTQAGDDRAGLRQ, encoded by the coding sequence ATGTCGTACCTGGGCAGTGCGGCCTTCTACGTTCCGCTGCTCCTGGCGCTGTTCTGGTGCGTTGCGCCGAGGCTGGCCGGCAGGGCCGCCGTGGTGCTGCTGTTCGGCGCGGCGGTCAACTCCCTCCTGAAGCTGGTCTTCCACGCTCCCCGCCCGTACTGGACGGACCCGAACATCCAGGGCAGGCAGTCGCTGTCGTCGTTCGGGATGCCGTCCGGCCACGCCCAGAACAGCGTCGCGGGCTGGGGCTTCTTCGCCGCCCAGACCAGGCGGTGGTACCTGTGGGCGGGCGCCGCCGCCGTCATCTTCCTGATCGGGGTGTCCCGCGTCTACCTGGGCGTCCACTCGACGGGGCAGGTGCTGGCGGGCTGGGGCGTCGGCCTGGTGGTCCTGGTCGCCGCGCTCGGGTTGGAGCCCATCGTCGTCCCGTGGTGGCGGCGGCGACATCTGGCCGTGCAGCTGGCGCTCTCGCTGGCGGTGTCCTTGCTGATGCTCGCGGCGGCCTGGGGCGCGGCGCGGCCGCTCCGGGACTGGCAGTGGCCCCAGGCATGGGCGGAGGCCATCAGGGCGGCCGGGGGTGTCGCCGAGCCCGTCACCCTGACCGATTCGGCCCAGGCGTCCGGGGCTCTCTGCGGACTCCTGATGGGGCTCTCCCTCGTCGCCTGGCGCGGCTGGTTCGATCCGGGCGGCAGGGCCTGGCAGCGCCTGACGCGCCTCCCGGTGGGGCTCGCGGGGGCGGCGGTCATCGCCCTGTTCGAAGGGGCCGGCCTGGTGCAGGCCTTCGTCGTGCAGGCGCTGCTCGTGCTGTGGGTGACGGCGGGTGCGCCGGAGGCCTTCGTCCGCCTGCGCCTGGCGGCCCGTCCCACCCCGGGCCTCACCCAGGCGGGTGACGATCGGGCGGGGCTGCGCCAATAG